A portion of the Gorilla gorilla gorilla isolate KB3781 chromosome X, NHGRI_mGorGor1-v2.1_pri, whole genome shotgun sequence genome contains these proteins:
- the LOC101131602 gene encoding divergent paired-related homeobox-like produces the protein MFTEKLLEDLNIFFNENLYPNPSLQWASKIDIHPTVLEVWFENHRAKLKKAKCEHIQQKQETQQPSIPEGEVRTSAGLRNTDTVLRFPNAVHPVGLVYMNLWTPSFQLILYPNLKVPTNDFPGQKIVHFGCCQDPNIYCL, from the coding sequence ATGTTCACTGAGAAGCTACTGGAAGATTTGAACATCTTTTTTAATGAGAACCTATACCCAAACCCCAGCCTTCAGTGGGCTTCGAAAATTGACATACATCCAACAGTACTGGAGGTCTGGTTCGAGAACCACAGAGCAAAACTTAAGAAAGCAAAATGCGAGCATATTCAGCAAAAACAAGAAACTCAACAACCATCAATACCAGAGGGTGAAGTCAGGACTAGTGCTGGCCTGAGAAATACAGACACGGTACTCAGATTCCCCAATGCTGTTCATCCTGTCGGCCTGGTGTATATGAATCTTTGGACACCCTCGTTCCAACTCATTCTGTACCCCAACCTTAAGGTCCCTACAAATGACTTCCCTGGCCAAAAAATAGTCCATTTTGGCTGCTGCCAAGATCCTAACATATACTGCCTCTAG